A single region of the Glycine max cultivar Williams 82 chromosome 20, Glycine_max_v4.0, whole genome shotgun sequence genome encodes:
- the LOC100804013 gene encoding uncharacterized protein, protein MGPLTPTPTMDIIYDLIEEAKLRFLWWALCIFAISYFFTHTSKSMWMNLPMSILFVAALRILLNKVEFHWKVQPPRLQTYLSHLEKNQLPLNDERLSSSPPTPKWKKKIDSPVVEAALNDFIDLILKDFVINMWYADITPDMEFPELVRDLIMDAIAEVSARVKEINLVDLLTRDIVDLIGDHIDLFRRNQDAIGVDVMLTLSSEERDERLKFHLLNSKELHPALISPESEYKVLQRLMSGLLATVIRKREVQCPVIRSIAREIVTCLIVQPVMNLASPAYINELIESLLVFLNDECINWTGGGDHSTNTTIHNHGHSGAAGGGHDNHASSSDWAQMLEAATQRRTEVLMPENLENMWARGRNYRRKQHKKTKVGFQDPSVKNPATDAIPEGKSSLHYVSSDPLLTAGGTNRSESPPDHDKELSSEADPLDEVKDMKDFSCNKYKDPFKRSRSASLVGIQTYKGGSPRSEFHTAESEKHGEGFRGKSSSDMVVRREAHVVPKLRCRVLGAYFEKLGSTSFAVYSIAVTDGQEKTWFVRRRYRNFEQLHRHLKDIPNYVLHLPPKRIFSSSTEDAFVYQRCIQFDKYLQDLLSIANIAEQHEVWDFLSVSSKNYSFGKSSSMMRTLAVNVDDAVDDIVRQFKGVSDGFIQKVVGSSSPSTEGSSTSTSRNMSWNVDEMDKSISRQNTLECVLSSDNEEGDENIDKEVAEDNEWNSDNELSSKDYSQHLINHGSESSNLDLDRKHDATVEAKVGKDVPATNFNLVPDNLEDVPPEWTPPNVTVPILNLVDKVFQLKKRGWLRRQVFWISKQILQVVMEDAIDDWLLSEIHWLRKEETVALGIRWVQDILWPGGKFFLRVQTPQVLIGGSACDQKSSATISESGGSSIPKSQSGSFEQQLEATRRASELKKLLFDGAPSALVSLIGQKQYKRCASDIYYFSQSSICVKQLAYAILELLLISIFPELRNVVISVHENMHVHQPV, encoded by the exons atgGGTCCTCTAACACCCACTCCAACAATGGATATCATCTATGATCTCATTGAAGAGGCCAAGCTCCGTTTTCTATGGTGGGCTCTTTGTATATTCGCCATTTCCTATTTCTTCACTC ATACAAGTAAATCAATGTGGATGAATCTTCCCATGTCCATTCTGTTTGTTGCTGCTCTGCGCATTCTTCTGAACAAGGTGGAATTCCATTGGAAGGTTCAGCCACCTAGATTACAGACTTACCTATCTCATTTGGAGAAAAATCAACTGCCTTTGAATGACGAACGCCTCTCTTCTTCACCTCCAACTCCCAAATGGAAGAAGAAGATTGATTCTCCTGTTGTGGAGGCTGCCTTGAATGATTTCATTGATTTGATATTGAAGGACTTTGTGATAAATATGTGGTACGCAGACATTACTCCAGATATGGAGTTTCCTGAGCTGGTACGTGACTTAATCATGGATGCTATTGCTGAAGTGTCAGCGAGGGTTAAAGAGATAAATCTCGTTGACTTGCTCACAAG GGACATAGTTGATTTAATAGGCGATCACATAGACCTTTTCAGAAGAAATCAAGATGCTATAGGTGTTGATGTTATGTTAACCTTATCTTCTGAGGAGAGGGATGAAAGATTGAAATTCCATCTGTTGAATTCTAAGGAGCTTCATCCAGCACTAATATCTCCAGAGAGTGAGTACAAG gTTCTTCAGCGGTTAATGAGTGGATTATTAGCTACAGTAATAAGAAAACGAGAAGTTCAATGTCCTGTCATTCGATCTATAGCTCGAGAAATTGTAACTTGTTTGATAGTGCAACCTGTCATGAATTTGGCTAGCCCTGC GTATATCAATGAGCTTATTGAATCCCTTCTAGTTTTCCTTAATGACGAGTGTATAAATTGGACGGGGGGCGGCGATCATTCAACTAATACAACAATTCATAATCATGGTCATTCTGGTGCTGCTGGGGGTGGACATGATAACCATGCATCCTCTTCTGATTGGGCACAAATGCTGGAGGCTGCAACTCAGAGAAGAACTGAAGTTCTTATGCCTGAGAATCTTGAGAACATGTGGGCAAGAGGAAGGAATTATAGACGGAAACAGCATAAAAAAACCAAAGTTGGCTTTCAGGACCCTTCTGTGAAAAATCCTGCTACAGATGCAATTCCAGAAGGAAAGTCTTCTCTGCATTATGTGAGTTCAGATCCCCTCCTAACTGCAGGAGGCACAAATAGGTCAGAGTCTCCACCAGATCATGACAAGGAATTGTCTTCTGAAGCAGATCCACTTGATGAGGTGAAGGATATGAAGGACTTCAGTTGTAATAAATATAAGGATCCGTTCAAGAGATCTAGGAGTGCTTCTCTTGTGGGAATCCAAACTTATAAGGGAGGATCTCCAAGGTCAGAGTTCCACACTGCTGAATCTGAGAAACATGGTGAAGGATTTCGAGGAAAGAGTAGTTCTGACATGGTTGTTAGAAGAGAGGCACATGTTGTTCCCAAGCTTCGGTGCCGG GTGTTGGGAGCATATTTTGAGAAACtaggatccacttcttttgcTGTCTATTCAATTGCAGTGACTGATGGTCAAGAGAAAACTTGGTTTGTTAGAAGAAG ATACAGGAATTTTGAGCAATTGCATCGACATCTAAAAGATATTCCCAATTACGTGTTACATTTGCCTCCCAAAAGGATATTTTCCTCAAGCACGGAGGATGCCTTTGTCTATCAGCGTTGCATTCAATTCGATAAATATCTCCAG GACCTCCTATCAATAGCTAATATTGCTGAACAACACGAAGTATGGGACTTTTTGAGTGTTTCCTCAAAG AACTACTCTTTTGGGAAATCTTCTTCAATGATGAGGACCCTGGCAG TCAATGTAGATGATGCAGTGGATGATATTGTACGCCAGTTTAAAGGTGTTTCAGATGGTTTCATTCAAAAAGTTGTTGGTTCATCATCCCCTTCTACTGAAGGTTCTTCTACATCAACCAGTAGGAACATGTCCTGGAATGTGGATGAAATGGATAAAAGTATTTCGAGGCAAAATACTTTAGAGTGTGTATTAAGCTCTGATAATGAGGAAGGTGATGAGAATATTGATAAAGAAGTAGCAGAAGACAATGAGTGGAATTCTGACAATGAATTGAGCTCAAAGGATTATTCACAACACCTAATAAATCATGGTAGTGAATCTAGTAACTTGGATCTTGATAGAAAACATGATGCAACAGTGGAAGCCAAGGTTGGCAAGGATGTGCCAGCTACAAATTTCAATCTAGTTCCTGATAATTTGGAGGACGTTCCACCTGAG TGGACCCCACCTAACGTTACTGTCCCTATTTTGAATTTGGTTGACAAAGTATTTCAGCTTAAGAAAAGAGGATGGCTAAG AAGACAAGTGTTTTGGATATCAAAACAGATATTACAGGTGGTGATGGAAGATGCTATTGATGATTGGCTCCTGAGTGAGATTCATTGGCTCCGCAAAGAGGAGACCGTTGCCCTAGGGATTCGGTGGGTCCAAGAT ATCCTCTGGCCTggtggtaaattttttttaagagtacAGACCCCTCAGGTGTTAATTGGTGGCAGTGCATGTGATCAAAAGTCTTCAGCAACCATAAGTGAATCTGGTGGAAGCAGCATCCCCAAATCACAGTCAGGGTCTTTCGAGCAACAGCTTGAGGCTACTCGTAGAGCAAGTGAATTGAAGAAACTGCTCTTTG